CTCGTAATCATATTCGGCGGAGACGGCGTCAGCGGCGCTGTCTTCGCTTTCCTCGATCACGGCGGGGATGATCTGGCGCGAGGTCGGAACCTGGCTGATCACCGATTCAAAGCGGTTATAGAACAGCGTCGCCACGTCGAAATCGCCGGTCTCGAAGCGTTCCAGCACGTCGTCGGCGATGTTGCGGGCGTGTTCATAGCCCAGCTTCTTCACCTCGGACATATCGACATGGTTCACGAACAGCTTGCTGTATTCGCGCTTGAGCTGCTCGCGGCCCTTCTTGCCGACGGTCAGGATGGAAACCTCTTTCCCCTGTCCGCGCAGCTTGTCGGCATGCAGCCGGGCCAGCTTGACGATGGAGGAGTTGAAGCCCCCTGCAAGCCCGCGTTCCGAAGTCAGCACGACCAGCAGATGACGCTTGTCATCGCCGGTTCCGGCCAGAAGCCGGGGTGCGCTGTCGGAATTCGCCGCCTTCTCCGCCAGCCCCGCCACGACCGCGTTCATGCGGTCGGCATAGGGGCGTGCGGCCTGCGCGGCCTCCTCGGCGCGCCGCAGCTTGGCTGCGGCGACCATCTGCATCGCCTTGGTGATCTTCCGCGTCGACTTGACGCTGTTGATCCGGTTTTTGAGATCCTTGAGGCTGGGCATCTATCCCTCCTCTCAGGCGCGGGTGTTGTTGTAAGCGTCCAGAGCAGCCTTGATCGCGTCTTCCAGATCACCGGCGACCTTGCGGTCATTGGTGGTGATATCGTCCAGAAGATCGGCCTTCTGGTTGCGCAGATACTGGATCAGACCCTGCTCCCAGGCCACGACGTCGCCAACCGGGATGTCGTCAACATAGCCGTGCGTACCGGCATAGATGACGATCACGATCTCGGCGTTCGTCAGCGGCTGGTATTGCGGCTGCTTCATCAGCTCCGTCAGGCGCGCGCCGCGGTTCAGCAGCTTCTGAGTCGCGGCATCGAGGTCGGAGCCGAACTGCGCGAAGGCCGCCATTTCGCGATACTGCGCCAGTTCCAGCTTGACCGGACCGGCGACCGATTTCATCGCCTTGGTCTGGGCCGACGAACCCACACGCGACACCGACAGACCAGTGTTCACGGCCGGGCGGATACCCTGGAAGAACAGATCGGTTTCGAGGAAGATCTGGCCGTCGGTGATCGAGATCACGTTGGTCGGGATATAGGCCGACACGTCACCCGCCTGAGTTTCGATGATCGGCAGCGCGGTCAGCGAGCCGCCGCCATAGTTCTCGTTCAGCTTCGCCGAACGCTCCAGCAGGCGGGAGTGCAGATAGAAAACGTCACCCGGATAGGCTTCACGTCCCGGCGGACGGCGCAGCAGCAGCGACATCTGACGATAGGCGACGGCCTGTTTGGACAGATCGTCATAGATGATCAGCGCGTCCATGCCATTGTCGCGGAAATACTCGCCCATAGCGGTGGCGGAGTACGGGGCGAGATACTGCATCGGTGCCGGGTCAGACGCGGTCGCGGCGACAACGATGGAGTATTCCATCGCGCCGGTCTCTTCCAGCTTCTGCACCAGCTGGGCCACGGTCGAACGCTTCTGACCGACGGCGACATAAATGCAGTGCAGCGTTTTCACGCCATCCGCCTCGCGGCCATTATAGTTCTTCTGGTTCAGCATCGCGTCCAGAGCCACGGCGGTCTTGCCGGTCTGACGGTCGCCGATGATCAGTTCCCGCTGGCCACGGCCAACCGGGATCATGGCGTCGATGGCTTTCAGCCCGGTCGCCATCGGCTCATGCACCGATTTCCGCGGCATGATGCCCGGCGCTTTGACGTCGGCCACGGCCATCGTCGGATTGTCGATCGGGCCCTTGCCGTCAATCGGATTGCCAAGCGCGTCCACGACGCGACCCAGCAGGCCCTTGCCGGTCGGCACTTCCACGATGGAGTTCGTGCGCTTGACGGTGTCGCCTTCCTTGATGTCGCGGTCGTCACCGAAGATAACCACACCGACGTTGTCGGTTTCGAGGTTCAGCACCATCCCGCGGATACCGCCGGGGAATTCGACCATCTCGCCGGCCTGCACCTTGTCGAGACCGTAGACGCGGGCAATCCCGTCACCGACCGACAGCACCTGGCCCACTTCGGCCACTTCGGCATCCTGACCGAAGTTCTTGATCTGATCCTTGAGGATCGCCGAAATTTCGGCAGCCTGGATTCCCATTATCCGACCTCTTTCATAGCATTCTGAAGGGAAGCGAGCTTGGATTTGATCGAACTGTCGATCATCTGCGAGCCCAGCTTGACAATCATGCCGCCGATAAGGCTGTCATCGACGCGTGCATTGAGTTTAACCGTCTTGCCCGATTTCTCGGCCAGCGTGTCGGTCAGACGCTTTTTCTGTTCGTCGCTCAGTTCGGTTGCGGACACCACATCCGCCGTCACCTCACCCCGTTCGTCAGCGATCAGCGCGCGAAGCTGGCCGACGAATTGCGGCAAGGTGAACAGACGGCGGTTCTGCGCCATCAGTTTCAGCGTATTCGCCAGCGGACCCGAAAGGCCCATCTTCTCGGCAAGGGCGGCGATGCCCTTGCCCTGCTGATCACGGCTGTAGATCGGCGAGGCAATCAGATCGCGCAGAGCATCGCTTTCGTCCAGTGCGGCACCGAGATCGTCGATTTGCGACGCAAGCTGGTCGACCCCCCCCGATTCCTTGACGATGTCGAACAATGCCTGCGCATAGCGCCCGGCGATCGAGGCGGAAATCGAAGCGGAGTTTGCCACGGTCATCCTTCCGGTTAGCGCGTAGCCCCGCTGGCAGGCCGCCATGAAGGGCGGTCGGTCGCGGGGCGTGCGGGTCCTGGGGCCGACGATCACCGGCCCGTTATCTCGGGGTGGTCTCTAGCAATTGTTTTCCGCACCCGCAACCGCCTTGAAGCAGGGTTTCACAGTGTTTTTGATCCGGAGTTCGGTGTTTGACGCTGCAGCACAGCAATCGGCGACAGGGTTTCACGCCCGCAGCCATGTGAATCCGTTTATTTTGCAGGCGCGGCAACTCTTTCCGATGCGTCACGACGCGGCGCGACAAAAAACCGATTTGTCGGGCGATTTCGTCAGTCGGTTAATATATTTCTTCGCAACCCTTCGCGCGCCCGTTCCGGCGTCGGGCCACGCGCGGGCCGGGGCCGTGCGATTCCCTCCAGCACATCAAGCGGGCTTGGCACGCTGACACGCGAGCCCGGTTCGACAGGTGCGTGGGCCTGTTTGGAAAATTCCGCCCATGTCACGCCAGCAACCAGCACGGACGAAATCCGCATGCCGATCTTTTCCCACCACATCGCGCTGCGCAGCCAGAAGCGCCGATCGGAGGGCGGAATGTAAATCGCAGCCCCGGAGCGTTCCGTGACGAAGCCCGCCTCCTCCGCCTGCCGTTCAAGCTGACCCGCGGTATAGCTGCGGCCAAATCCGAACGGCGTGTCATCCGTTCGCGCCCAAAGCCCCGCCCGGTTCGGCACCATGACCAGCATCCGCCCCCCGGGACCAAGCGCGCGCCACGCCTCTGCCAGCAAGGCAGATGGGTGATCGGATGCCTCCAACCCATGAAGAAGCACTAGCCTGTCGACACTGCCGGTATCGACCGGCCATGCCGTTTCATCGCAAAGCACGCTGTGATTGGCGGCCCCTGCGGGCCATGCCATCACCCCTTGCGGCCCCGGCATCAGCCCGATCACCCTGCGGGCGTGGGCGAGGTATGGCCGCAGCATCGGCACGGCGAAACCATATCCGACCACATTCATTCCCGTCGCCTTCCCCGGCGGCCATGTCGCAATCAGCCGGTCACGCAGGATCCTCTGCGCCACCCGACCGAGGGAGCGGTTATAGTAGAAACGTCGCAGGGCGATAACGTCGTGATGCATGGGCCCGGCTTGCAGCGAATACTCTCACAGGCCACACTGCCCGCAAATGACCGGAGGTTGCAATGTCCCATGCCGAGATCGTCACAATTCGCTGTCGCACAGATAATTACGCCTATCTTCTGCGCGCGCATGATCGGACCGCTTTGTTTGACGCACCCGAAGCAGCCCCGATTCTGGAGGCACTGGCGGAACGGGGCTGGGAACTCGACCAGATCCTGCTGACCCATCATCACAACGATCATATCGCAGGCGTGGCGGAGCTGGTTGCAAAGACCGGCGCAAAGGTGACCGGGGCAAAGGCTGATGCGCATCGCCTGCCCCCGCTCGACATCTCGGTCTCCCCGGGCGACATCTGCGAGGCCGCCGGGCTGGACGCCGAAGTCATCGACGTATCGGGCCACACGGTCGGGCATATCGCCTTTCATGTCGCGCAGGCCGAAGCGGCGTTCACCGGCGACAGCCTGATGGCGCTCGGCTGCGGGCGGCTGTTTGAGGGAGATCCGGCCATGATGTGGGACAGTCTGATGCGGCTGAACGAACTGCCGGGCAATACGCTGATCTGTTCCGGCCATGATTATTGCGCCGGAAACGGTGCCTTTGCCCTGTCTGTCGACGACCGCAACGACGCGCTGCGCCAGCGAATCGAGGCGACCGCAAGCGCCGAACGCCCCTGTGCGCCGGCCACGCTGGATGAGGAACGCGCAACCAACCCATTCCTGCGCGCCGCGGCACTTGCAGCCTCGCTCGGCGCGGACACGCCCGCCGATGCCTTCGCGAAACTTCGCAGCATGAAAGACCATTTCTGATCCGCCAACGGACCTTGAAACCATCAACACAGAAGCCCAAATTGTCAGCAACAGCGGAAGATTTCGGCGTCATCAGGCAGTTTTGACTTGAAACGCGGCGAAATCCACCAATCCTTATAGTTATGATGACAGTCTGTGCAGGTGGGCATTCATGTCCAAACCGCCGGACAGACTGACAGGAGAAGCACGTGCCTTCATTTTCGACATCTCTGGAGCAGGCCATTCATGGCGCTTTGGCGCTTGCCAATGAACATCGGCATGAACTGGCGACACTGGAACATCTGCTGCTCGCCCTGACCGATGAACCCGACGCCGTCCGTGTCATGCGGGCGTGTAATGTCGATCTGGCGGAGCTGCGCCAGAACCTGACCGATTTCATCGAAGACGATCTTTCGACGCTCGTGACCGATGTCGAGGGGTCCGAGGCCGTCCCGACCGCCGCATTCCAGCGGGTGATTCAGCGCGCGGCGATCCATGTGCAGTCATCGGGTCGCGCGGAAGTGACCGGCGCGAATGTTCTGGTCGCCATTTTTGCAGAGCGCGAATCCCACGCCGCTTATTTCCTGCAAGAACTGGATATGACACGCTACGATGCGGTGAACTTCATCGCCCACGGCGTCGCCAAGAACCCCGAATTCAGCGAGGCGCGTCCGGTTACCGGCTCCGACCAGAATCAGGAGGAGGAGGCGCAGCAGCAGTCGCAGAACCAGAAAGAGGAAACGGCGCTTGAAAAATACTGCGTCGATCTGAACGCGAAAGCGATTGGCGGCGATGTCGATCCGCTGATCGGTCGCGATGACGAGGTGGAGCGCTGCATTCAGGTGCTGTGCCGCCGCCGCAAGAACAACCCGCTTCTGGTGGGCGATCCCGGCGTCGGCAAGACCGCCATCGCCGAAGGTCTCGCCAAAAAGATCGTCGAGGGCCAGACCCCCGATGTGCTGTCCGGGGCCACGATCTATTCGCTCGACATGGGCGCGCTGCTGGCCGGCACCCGCTATCGCGGCGATTTCGAGGAGCGGCTGAAAGCCGTCGTCAAGGAGCTGGAAAACCACGAAGACGCGATCCTGTTCATCGACGAGATTCACACGGTGATCGGTGCCGGTGCGACCTCGGGCGGGGCAATGGATGCCTCCAACCTGCTGAAACCCGCACTGGCGGGCGGCAAGCTGCGCTGCATGGGTTCCACCACCTACAAGGAATTCCGTCAGCATTTCGAGAAGGACCGCGCGCTGTCCCGCCGGTTCCAGAAAATCGACGTGAACGAGCCCTCGGTGCCGGACTCCATCAAGATCCTCATGGGTCTGAAACCGCATTTCGAATCGCATCACGAGCTGCGCTACACCAATGACGCGATCAAGACGGCGGTCGAACTGGCCAGCCGCTATATCAACGACCGCAAGCTGCCCGACAGCGCCATCGACGTGATTGACGAGGCCGGGGCGGCGCAGCATCTGGTGGCGGAATCGAAGCGCCGCAAGACCATCTCCGCGAAGGAGATTGAGGCCGTGGTCGCCAAGATCGCCCGAATCCCGCCGAAGAAAGTCAGCAAGGACGATGCCGAGGTGCTGCGCGATCTCGACACCACGCTGAAACGCGTCGTGTTCGGGCAGGACGCCGCCATCGACGCGCTGTCCTCTGCAATCAAGCTGTCGCGTGCGGGCCTGCGTGAGCCGGAAAAACCGATCGGCAATTACCTGTTCGCGGGTCCGACCGGCGTCGGCAAGACCGAGGTCGCCAAGCAGCTTGCCGACACGCTGGGCGTGGAACTGCTGCGTTTCGACATGTCCGAATATATGGAGAAACATGCCGTCAGCCGTCTGATCGGCGCGCCTCCGGGCTATGTCGGCTTCGATCAGGGCGGACTTCTGACCGATGGTGTCGACCAGCATCCGCATTGCGTGCTGCTGCTGGACGAGATCGAGAAAGCCCATCCCGATGTCTTCAACATCCTGCTGCAGGTCATGGATCACGGCAAGCTGACCGACCATAATGGCCGTGCGGTCGATTTCCGCAATGTCGTGCTGATCATGACCTCGAACGCGGGCGCTGCCGATCTGGCCAAGGCCGCCATCGGCTTCGGTCGCGACCGCCGCGAGGGCGAGGATACGGAAGCGATTGAAAAGACCTTCACGCCGGAATTCCGCAACCGTCTGGACGCCATCATCAGCTTCGCGCCGCTCTCACGCGAGGTGATCGTGCAGGTGGTCGAGAAATTCGTGCTCCAGCTGGAGGCGCAACTGATGGACCGCAATGTCCATATCGAA
The genomic region above belongs to Paracoccus sp. SCSIO 75233 and contains:
- a CDS encoding F0F1 ATP synthase subunit gamma encodes the protein MPSLKDLKNRINSVKSTRKITKAMQMVAAAKLRRAEEAAQAARPYADRMNAVVAGLAEKAANSDSAPRLLAGTGDDKRHLLVVLTSERGLAGGFNSSIVKLARLHADKLRGQGKEVSILTVGKKGREQLKREYSKLFVNHVDMSEVKKLGYEHARNIADDVLERFETGDFDVATLFYNRFESVISQVPTSRQIIPAVIEESEDSAADAVSAEYDYEPGEEVILADLLPRAVATQIFTALLENAASEQGARMSAMDNATRNAGEMIDKLTTEYNRSRQAAITSELIEIISGAEAL
- the atpA gene encoding F0F1 ATP synthase subunit alpha, which produces MGIQAAEISAILKDQIKNFGQDAEVAEVGQVLSVGDGIARVYGLDKVQAGEMVEFPGGIRGMVLNLETDNVGVVIFGDDRDIKEGDTVKRTNSIVEVPTGKGLLGRVVDALGNPIDGKGPIDNPTMAVADVKAPGIMPRKSVHEPMATGLKAIDAMIPVGRGQRELIIGDRQTGKTAVALDAMLNQKNYNGREADGVKTLHCIYVAVGQKRSTVAQLVQKLEETGAMEYSIVVAATASDPAPMQYLAPYSATAMGEYFRDNGMDALIIYDDLSKQAVAYRQMSLLLRRPPGREAYPGDVFYLHSRLLERSAKLNENYGGGSLTALPIIETQAGDVSAYIPTNVISITDGQIFLETDLFFQGIRPAVNTGLSVSRVGSSAQTKAMKSVAGPVKLELAQYREMAAFAQFGSDLDAATQKLLNRGARLTELMKQPQYQPLTNAEIVIVIYAGTHGYVDDIPVGDVVAWEQGLIQYLRNQKADLLDDITTNDRKVAGDLEDAIKAALDAYNNTRA
- a CDS encoding F0F1 ATP synthase subunit delta, yielding MTVANSASISASIAGRYAQALFDIVKESGGVDQLASQIDDLGAALDESDALRDLIASPIYSRDQQGKGIAALAEKMGLSGPLANTLKLMAQNRRLFTLPQFVGQLRALIADERGEVTADVVSATELSDEQKKRLTDTLAEKSGKTVKLNARVDDSLIGGMIVKLGSQMIDSSIKSKLASLQNAMKEVG
- a CDS encoding methyltransferase domain-containing protein; translation: MHHDVIALRRFYYNRSLGRVAQRILRDRLIATWPPGKATGMNVVGYGFAVPMLRPYLAHARRVIGLMPGPQGVMAWPAGAANHSVLCDETAWPVDTGSVDRLVLLHGLEASDHPSALLAEAWRALGPGGRMLVMVPNRAGLWARTDDTPFGFGRSYTAGQLERQAEEAGFVTERSGAAIYIPPSDRRFWLRSAMWWEKIGMRISSVLVAGVTWAEFSKQAHAPVEPGSRVSVPSPLDVLEGIARPRPARGPTPERAREGLRRNILTD
- the gloB gene encoding hydroxyacylglutathione hydrolase, coding for MSHAEIVTIRCRTDNYAYLLRAHDRTALFDAPEAAPILEALAERGWELDQILLTHHHNDHIAGVAELVAKTGAKVTGAKADAHRLPPLDISVSPGDICEAAGLDAEVIDVSGHTVGHIAFHVAQAEAAFTGDSLMALGCGRLFEGDPAMMWDSLMRLNELPGNTLICSGHDYCAGNGAFALSVDDRNDALRQRIEATASAERPCAPATLDEERATNPFLRAAALAASLGADTPADAFAKLRSMKDHF
- the clpA gene encoding ATP-dependent Clp protease ATP-binding subunit ClpA; the encoded protein is MPSFSTSLEQAIHGALALANEHRHELATLEHLLLALTDEPDAVRVMRACNVDLAELRQNLTDFIEDDLSTLVTDVEGSEAVPTAAFQRVIQRAAIHVQSSGRAEVTGANVLVAIFAERESHAAYFLQELDMTRYDAVNFIAHGVAKNPEFSEARPVTGSDQNQEEEAQQQSQNQKEETALEKYCVDLNAKAIGGDVDPLIGRDDEVERCIQVLCRRRKNNPLLVGDPGVGKTAIAEGLAKKIVEGQTPDVLSGATIYSLDMGALLAGTRYRGDFEERLKAVVKELENHEDAILFIDEIHTVIGAGATSGGAMDASNLLKPALAGGKLRCMGSTTYKEFRQHFEKDRALSRRFQKIDVNEPSVPDSIKILMGLKPHFESHHELRYTNDAIKTAVELASRYINDRKLPDSAIDVIDEAGAAQHLVAESKRRKTISAKEIEAVVAKIARIPPKKVSKDDAEVLRDLDTTLKRVVFGQDAAIDALSSAIKLSRAGLREPEKPIGNYLFAGPTGVGKTEVAKQLADTLGVELLRFDMSEYMEKHAVSRLIGAPPGYVGFDQGGLLTDGVDQHPHCVLLLDEIEKAHPDVFNILLQVMDHGKLTDHNGRAVDFRNVVLIMTSNAGAADLAKAAIGFGRDRREGEDTEAIEKTFTPEFRNRLDAIISFAPLSREVIVQVVEKFVLQLEAQLMDRNVHIELTPAAANWLAERGYDDKMGARPLGRVIQESIKKPLAEELLFGRLQKGGVVKVRIEDDKPVFEISGPDAPRIGGKNNTPLLTAD